CATCGCCACTAGGTAGCCGCCACCGCCGTTGTCGGCAGTAACGATGACCAGCGACTTATACAAAATGGGCGAGGGTGCGTAACCGAATCGTGAAGCGAAAGCACCAATGTCTTTCTGCCAAAGTTGTTCTCCATCCAGGCCGAGAGCGGTCACCCAAATGTGTTCGCCATTCAAATGCGTTGTAACGAAGCGTGTGCCATCAGATGCAAGCGTGCTATTGGCATTGGTCGCCTTGGCATGAACCGCGCGACCGGAAGGTAAACCGCCGGAATGAACCACCGTCTTCCATCGCTCACTGCCATCGTTGAGGTCGTACGCCATGACAAATTGCTCGGGTGGTTCTTGGGTGGCTGAACCCAGCACGACCAAGTCGCCGACGACGATTGGGCTGCTATGCCCGCGGCCAGGAACATCGGCTTGCCAGCGTACGTTGGATTCAGCACTCCATGACGTGGGGATGGACACTGCGTCTGAAGTTGAGTCGGTGGAGGATGTCTCCGTCACGACACGGCCACCCACTCCGCCTCGCCATTGCGCCCAAACGAGATCCGCGGTCTCGGCATCGGCGATGTCTTCGATCGTGACTCCGCTTTGGTCGACGGAAACCTCAACAACCGGAGTACGTTTGCCACAGCCCAATGTCAGCAGTCCGGCAAGCACCAACACTGAGCAAAGAAAAGATTTGATCATGACGGATTCGCGTTGTATTTTTGGCATCAAGAAAGGAAGAGTCGACGCTCGGAATCAAGCGAAGGTCGCAGGCACACAACAACCGGTGATTGTAACGGCAATTCGCTCGCCTAGGTTCTCGTTCGATGTGGGGCTCGTCCGAGGTTGAAGACCAAACGCTGCCTGCCGTTTGATCGATGTTGAAGCGGGGGGATTCGGTTTGAATTTCTGAATGCATTCTGATCACGAAATTCTGGTGGCGAGACGTTACACTTGCGTTGACGACGCGTTGGGATGGAATTCACTTCGCTTCGTGTCCCCACCTGAAAATCCCCACCGCGTTCATTTCGCCGCTATGAATCGAATCTTCCTAGACATCACCACGCGCCGCGTGAAGTCTTGCTTCACCGAGTCTGCCATTTTGAAGCGTGCGTTCTTTGCTTGTGCTGTGCTGGCGTGTGGATTTTTGGTGGGGTGCCATAGTGAAACACCTACTAGTGAAAACGGCTCGACATCGGTTGACGAGACCGCTTCTCCTTTGGCGGCCATGCAGGCAGCGATCAAGTCGGGAAACTGGCAAGCCGCTGACGAGTTTTCAGACGCAGTCTTGATCGCGAATTCGGGCGATCCGGACGTCCTGTCTTTGGTCGCTCGCGTTGCTCATGAAAACGAGCGTCCTGAAATGGCAGTGGACCTGTTGGTTGATGCAGCCCGAGCGGAATCGTTGTCGAATCCAGGTACTGTCCAGCGGGCGGTGACCGGTCTGATTTCGGTGGGGCGAATCTTTGATGGGATTGATCTGATGGCCGAGACCGTTGCCCAGCATCCTGAGCATGATGAGATGCGGCGTTGGCTGTTTGACTTTTTGGTGATCTTTGAAAGGCAAACCGAGGCGATGCCGCACGGACGGCAATTGGTGCGAAATCGAAAGTTTGATGTCGAGCTGCTGATGGAGTTAAGCAATACCGAGAAGCGAGACCTTGAAAACGACTCGCTTGACCAGATGGTGGAGCGGCACCCGAACGATAAGCGGCCGTTGATTGGGAAGGCGAAGACGTTTTTCGATCGTGGCAAGTTGTCCGAAGCGGAAGCGACCGTACGAGAGATTTTAGAGTCTCAGCCGCGATTCTTGCCTGCCCAGTTGTTGCTCGGGCGGGTTTTGGCGGGGCTGGGCCGGTTCGACGAACTACCGACTTGGCTGGATCAGATTTCACGGGCCAAGGGTTTTGAGTCGGAGTGGACTTACTGGAATGTGCGTGGGGATTGGGCGCGTCATCAGGGCAACCTGAACGAGTCGGCTCGGGCTTATTGGGAAGCCACGCAGCGGAATCCGGACGTCGCATTGGTATGGGCCAATCTGGCGGCCACGTTGGAACAGATTTCTGCGGGAGACGGAGACAATGACACCAGCGAGATCGCAAAGTCTGTGGAGACTTTGGGCAATGAGGCAATGAAACTCGTGATGGCATCGATCACCGAGGCTCAGCAGCGGGCGAATTGGCTTAGTCAGATGACTCAGGCCAAGAAACGCTTCGATCGCGGAGGACGCGATTCCAAAGTCGAAGCGGCGAACGTGGCACAAAACCTGCGTGATTTGGGGCGATTGTGGGAGGCGGAAGCGTGGGCGGCGCTCGCGATCGGATTTCCGGAATCAGCCGAGAACAAAGACTCCAGTGATCCTGCTGTGGAACGCCGCGAAGATGTCGATGTTGCAGCAATGCGTCAATCAATCGTGAAGTCGCTGCGCCGCGATACTCCCTGGCAAGGGACTAAGGCACACCCGGAATTGAAGTGGGATCTGAGCCATTTACCTAAACCCAAACGGCAAAACAGCTCGGCTGGCGGTACTGGATCGGCGGCTTCTACTGTGTCCGTTGCATCGGTCGCCCCCATGCTTCGCAACGAGGCTGATGAACGCGGGTTGAAGTTCTTTGGCCGCACACGTGACGACTTGGACGAACCGGGCATTCCGATCTATGCGGAGCTTGGTTGTGG
The sequence above is drawn from the Neorhodopirellula lusitana genome and encodes:
- a CDS encoding PQQ-binding-like beta-propeller repeat protein encodes the protein MIKSFLCSVLVLAGLLTLGCGKRTPVVEVSVDQSGVTIEDIADAETADLVWAQWRGGVGGRVVTETSSTDSTSDAVSIPTSWSAESNVRWQADVPGRGHSSPIVVGDLVVLGSATQEPPEQFVMAYDLNDGSERWKTVVHSGGLPSGRAVHAKATNANSTLASDGTRFVTTHLNGEHIWVTALGLDGEQLWQKDIGAFASRFGYAPSPILYKSLVIVTADNGGGGYLVAMDIRSGEIAWRRSRGNNDSYSSPALVTLDGTDQVVITGGNRMASYDPATGDLIWETECISDATCGTAIATGDHVFASGGYPDKETLCLDANGKKVWSNRTKLYEPSLVTDGTNLFGITDDGIAYCWDVVDGTQHWKKRLGGKFSSSPLIIDDNVYVSDLSGNDYVFKADADKYELVSKNQLGDDCYASPAFTGDALIYRVGIGKGPQRSEKLFCIAAE
- a CDS encoding FG-GAP-like repeat-containing protein yields the protein MHSDHEILVARRYTCVDDALGWNSLRFVSPPENPHRVHFAAMNRIFLDITTRRVKSCFTESAILKRAFFACAVLACGFLVGCHSETPTSENGSTSVDETASPLAAMQAAIKSGNWQAADEFSDAVLIANSGDPDVLSLVARVAHENERPEMAVDLLVDAARAESLSNPGTVQRAVTGLISVGRIFDGIDLMAETVAQHPEHDEMRRWLFDFLVIFERQTEAMPHGRQLVRNRKFDVELLMELSNTEKRDLENDSLDQMVERHPNDKRPLIGKAKTFFDRGKLSEAEATVREILESQPRFLPAQLLLGRVLAGLGRFDELPTWLDQISRAKGFESEWTYWNVRGDWARHQGNLNESARAYWEATQRNPDVALVWANLAATLEQISAGDGDNDTSEIAKSVETLGNEAMKLVMASITEAQQRANWLSQMTQAKKRFDRGGRDSKVEAANVAQNLRDLGRLWEAEAWAALAIGFPESAENKDSSDPAVERREDVDVAAMRQSIVKSLRRDTPWQGTKAHPELKWDLSHLPKPKRQNSSAGGTGSAASTVSVASVAPMLRNEADERGLKFFGRTRDDLDEPGIPIYAELGCGGGAIDFDLDGWCDVYLSAAGGTPPAHDSEPNSMWRNLNGRFVDVGKQTATGDTGFGQGVSVGDLNEDGFPDLLVLNYGENVVYINNGDGTFSDASATLFPEPLSLWSSSGAIADIDGDGLSDMVVLSYCAGLDPVTDSCVDEERGIAKSCAPIYFAAEADRIFRNQGDGTFVDATVDWGFQPTMLGRGLGVVVSSLDRQPGLDIFVANDMSNNHYYSHASTASPRLTESGITRGLATDDRSNPQASMGIAMADLDRDGDLDLYITNFEGEYNTLHQQSGNGFWIDRTLQQNLSEAAFPMVGFGTEAVDFDNDGLLELVVANGHVDFPTDESESEYLQPMQVYYQATDGRFAAFPSPASDGYLSGNHSGRALWTMDIDRNGKTDLLVSHQTEPVAMLINQTESDHHQIAFRLIAREGSRDAIGAVIEIEKEGERLTGVVSAGDGYLCSNERVVRFGLGKSSKPIAGKIRWPDGTEQSLEGLIVDREWIVVRGQEPFDLTR